A single genomic interval of Meleagris gallopavo isolate NT-WF06-2002-E0010 breed Aviagen turkey brand Nicholas breeding stock chromosome 6, Turkey_5.1, whole genome shotgun sequence harbors:
- the LOC104911400 gene encoding thrombospondin type-1 domain-containing protein 7A, which produces MNISCVVECPVNCQLSDWSSWSDCSQTCGLTGKMIRRRTINQPFQGDGRPCPSQMEQFKPCPVKPCYRWQYGQWSACKVEDAQCGEGTRVRNISCVVFDGSSEDVGKIVDEEFCGEIEPIIDGNKKMVLEETCTVPCPGDCYLKEWSEWSLCQLTCVNGEDLGFGGIQVRSRAVIIQDLENQHLCPEQALETRPCSDGHCYEYKWMASPWKGSSRTVWCQRSDGLNVTGGCLVMRQPDADRSCNPPCSQPHAYCSETRTCSCEDGYTEVMSSDGTLEQCTLIPVVVMPTMEDKKGDVKTSRAVNPTQPSTNQSGRGRTWFLQPFGPDGRLKTWVYGVAAGAFVLLIFIVSMIYLACKKPKKPQRRQNNRLKPLTLAYDGDADM; this is translated from the exons ATGAATATATCCTGTGTGGTGGAATGTCCTGTGAACTGTCAGCTCTCTGACTGGTCATCTTGGTCTGACTGCTCTCAAACATGTGGCCTTACAG GAAAAATGATCAGAAGAAGGACCATAAATCAACCGTTTCAGGGAGATGGGAGGCCTTGTCCTTCTCAAATGGAGCAATTCAAGCCCTGTCCAGTTAAGCCTTGTTATCGATGGCAGTATGGTCAATGGTCTGCATGCAAAGTAGAG GATGCTCAGTGTGGAGAGGGCACACGAGTGCGGAACATTTCCTGTGTGGTTTTTGATGGATCCAGTGAAGATGTAGGCAAAATAGTAGATGAGGAATTCTGTGGAGAAATAGAGCCTATTATAGATGGTAATAAAAAGATGGTACTTGAGGAAACGTGCACTGTCCCTTGTCCAG GGGACTGTTAtttgaaagagtggtcagaaTGGAGCCTTTGCCAGCTAACCTGTGTTAATGGTGAGGATCTTGGCTTTGGAGGCATACAAGTCCGATCTCGGGCAGTAATCATTCAGGATTTAGAGAATCAACATCTTTGTCCAGAACAAGCTTTGGAAACAAGACCGTGCAGTG ATGGCCACTGCTATGAATACAAATGGATGGCTAGCCCCTGGAAGGGATCTTCTCGAACTGTGTGGTGCCAAAGGTCAGATGGCTTAAACGTCACAG GAGGCTGCTTAGTGATGCGCCAACCAGATGCTGACAGGTCATGTAACCCACCATGCAGCCAACCCCACGCTTACTGCAGTGAG ACTAGAACATGCAGTTGCGAAGATGGATACACTGAAGTTATGTCCTCCGATGGCACACTCGAACAGTGCACTCTCATCCCAGTGGTGGTGATGCCCACCATGGAGGACAAAAAGGGAGATGTGAAAACCAGTCGAGCTGTCAACCCTACCCAGCCCTCCACTAACCAGTCAGGACGAGGAAGGACCTGGTTTCTACAGCCTTTTGGGCCAG ATGGGAGGCTGAAGACCTGGGTTTATGGTGTAGCTGCTGGTGCATTTGTTTTACTCATCTTTATTGTTTCTATGATCTATCTAGCCTG CAAAAAGCCAAAGAAGCCCCAGAGAAGGCAGAACAACCGGCTGAAACCTTTAACCTTGGCTTATGATGGAGATGCAGATATGTAA